In Rhodopirellula sp. P2, the DNA window GTGATTCGATTGAACCGCCACCTGGGTGTCGCGTGGTGGATTGCTCGGGCAAGACCATTTACGCCGGATGGATCAACGCTTGGCAAGAGGTTCCCAGTGACTCATTGACCTCGGGCGATGACTATTGGAATGCAAATATCGTGGCCAATCGCGAGGTTCGCGATTTATCGAGCGTTCCAGATGCTGGCAAGCTTCGCAGCCAAGGATTCACGACGACGGTGCTGGCACCGAAAGGACGCATCATTGGCGGGCAGCCTTCGGTGTGGTCACTGAATGAATCCAAAGACGATGCCGACAACGCCCACGCAGGACCGCAACGCATTGCGGATTTGAAATGGATGACGGCGGCGCTGTCCGTGCCGCGCGGAAATGATTCGGGTGAACGCTATCCCAACTCACCGATGGGCGCGGTGGCACTGCTTCGCCAGTCGCTGTACGACGCGCAGTGGTACCGCGATGCGTCGGCGGCCCATGACGCGAATCCTTCGCTGCCGCAACCGGATCACAGTGAAACCTTGCAAACATTGCATCAGGCTTTGGTTGGATCGACGTTCGTGTTCGATTGCCCAAACGAACGGATGGCGCTGCGAGCTCAGAAAATCGCGAACGAGTTTGCGCTGCGATCCATCGTCCGCGGATCGGGCCGCGAATACCGCGAGGCAGAAGCGATCGCGGCTCTGGATCGCGTGCTGCTGTTGCCGCTGGATTTCCCCGAGGCTCCCGATGTGGCGACGCCCGAGTCCGCTCGTGAAGTGGACCTGGTCAACCTGATGGACTGGAAGTTTGCACCTACCAACCCAGCCGAAATGATTCGCCAAGGCGCGACGATTTGTTTGACCACAGACCGCTTGGAAGACCCGGGCAAGTTTCTGGCTCGTTTGCGGACCGCGGTGAAGCGAGGGTTGTCACGCCGCGACGCGATTGCCGCGCTCACAACCACGCCCGCAGGATTGCTGGGATTGGAGCGATCGCATGGCCGGATCGCCGCTGGGATGTCCGCGAATCTGATTGTCGCGAGCGGGGATCTGTTCGAGAAAGACACCAAAGTTTGGAAGGTGCTGGTCGACGGCCAAGAGTTTGTCGTCAACGAGGAACCCGAAACCAAAGTTGCGTCGTTGGTCGGAACGTGGAAGCTTCGAATGCCGGCAGATTCGGCGACGCAAGTCGAGCTCTCGATCGAACAAAAAGACGGCCGTTTGTCGGCGGAATTGATCGGCACCACACCTACCGAAGAGACGAACGAAGAATCGGTTGGTGGTGAACAAGCGAGCGACAAAGCGGACGACGAAGAGTCGGACGCTGATGGCGATTCGGATCTCTCGGACGAAGCTGAACTGGAAGAGCAAGACTCAGACGAGAAGCAAAAGGAGGAACCCAAGGAACAGACCAGCAAGCAAAAGCTCAAGAAGATCGTGCAGCGATTGGATCAGTTCGCTGCCCAGATCACTTGCGATCATCCGGAAGACGCGTTGTGTCAGGCCCTTGGATTGCCCGCAGGCACGCACCGAGTGGTGATTCGCTCAGCCGCCAAAGCATTGGAGGAGGTCTCCGAATCGGAACCCTTGTCAATCGAGTTCTATCCAATCGGGAAGCCAGCACGACGCTTTGAGACCAGTTGGGTGGAACCTGAAACGGACGAGACACCCAAAGAAGAACCAGCGGATGAAGAGACGTCTGATGACAAGGACGATGAAGGCGACCAAGTCGAAGATTCAAAGGACGCTGATGCCGAGAAGCCTGCCGAAGGTGAGTTGGCATCGTCGGAACCCGAGCAGGGATTCGACGCATCCGATGCGGAAGAGCCTGTTGTTGACGAACTTCAACTTGTTCGCCCCCTCGGTGTTTACGGACGACGCGAACCAGTCGCTCCAGTGACACGAGTTTTGTTCCAAGGGGCTCTGGTTTGGACGTGTGAAGATCGCGACGACCTCCGAGTGCCAGAGACACCGATGGATATCTTGGTCGAAGACGGCCGGATCGTCGCTGTCGACGAACACATCGCCGTGCCGGTTGGTGAGGATTGCACCATCATCGATGCAGCGGGCAAACACATCACTCCGGGGTTGATCGATTGTCACTCGCACGCGGCAACCGACGGAGGCATCAACGAATCTGGACAAGTCGTCACATCTGAAGTTCGAGTCGGTGACTTCATCGACCACACCGACATCACGATCTATCGGCAACTCGCCGGTGGGGTGACGACCGCGAATATCTTGCATGGCTCCGCGAATCCGATCGGAGGGCAGAACCAAGTCGTGAAGTTCCGTTGGGGAGATTCGATGGACGACTTCCGGTTCCAGGACGCTCCGCTGGGAATCAAGTTCGCTCTCGGCGAAAACGTCAAGCGAAACACGTCACGATATCCCAACACACGAATGGGAGTCGAGCAATTGCTTCGCGATCAATTCTTGGCGGCCCGCGAGTATGCAGCCGCACATCGTCGCTGGAGTTCAGGGCAGCGTGACACGCTGCCGCCACGAGTCGATTTGCAACTTCAGACGCTGGTGGAGATTCAGGACGGCAAACGTTGGATTCACTGTCACAGTTATCGCCAGGACGAGATCATGGCGACGCTGGATGTGCTGGATGAATTCGGCATTCGGATCGGATCGTTGCAGCACATCTTGGAAGGCTACAAAGTGGCTGACCGGATGGTGGAGCACGGTGCAATGGCGTCCTCCTTCGCGGATTGGTGGGCCTACAAGTTCGAGGTCTACGATGCGATTCCTTACAACGGTGTTTTGATGCACAACAAAGGCATCGTGGTTTCTTACAACAGTGACGATGCTGAAATGGGACGGCACCTCAACACCGAGGCTGGCAAGGCGATCAAGTACGGCGGCGTGCCACCGACAGAAGCATTGAAATTCGTCACGCTGAATCCAGCCAAGCAACTTCGGATCGAGGACCGCGTGGGATCGATCGAAGTCGGCAAGGACGCGGACTTGGTCGTTTGGAGTGGTCCTCCGATGTCGACCACCTCACGTTGCGAACAAACCTGGATCGACGGTCGTCCGATGTTCCGACTGGAGGACGAGGCGAAGCTACGTGCTCGCGACGAGGCTTGGCGGAACGAATTGATCCAAGAATTGCTCGATGGCAAACCCAAGTCCGATTCGGACGAACCGACCGAGGACGACGACGAGAAAGCATCGGCAGACCATCAAACGATGGAACTGGAAGAGGAGGACCGTTGGCTACGTTACGACGAGTACTGCAATTCTCGCGGTGCTCAACAAAGTGTTCAACAAAACGCCCAGCAAGCTGCGAAGTCACAACGATCGGAGGAAGTCCAATGAGCTACTGCATGAAAAAGGTTCGTCTGAACAACCGGTCGTTGTCGACGTTGCTTGTCTCCGCATTCGCGGTGATGGGCAGTCTGAGTGGCTGGCAAGCCAACGTCAGGGCGCACGATATCGTTCCTGGTTCTCCTCAGAGCCAACCCATCGTGATTCGCAACACCACGCTGCACTTGGGCAACGGCACGATCGTTTCCAATGGCTCGCTTCTGTTTGAGAACGGAATGATCAGCGAGGTCGGGGATTCAGTCCGGTTACCGGATTCGGCTCGCGTGATCGATGGAAAGGGCAAACACGTGTACCCAGGTTTGATCGACTCGTACACCGACATCGGCTTGCGAGAAATCACGGCGGTGGATGTCACGGTCGACAATGTCGAACGCGGCGAACTGAATCCGAACGTTCGCTCCTGGGTCGCATTCAACCCGGACAGCGAATTGATTCCGGTGGCGAGATCGGGCGGCGTGATGTTGGCACACGTCGTTCCTGGTGGCCGTTTGTTGCAAGGACAATCCGGCGTGATGCAGCTGGATGGTTGGTCGTACCAAGACATGTTGGTCAAAGGCCCAGCTGGTTTGGCTGTGAACTGGGAATCCGTGGTGCCTCGCGGTGG includes these proteins:
- a CDS encoding amidohydrolase family protein produces the protein MLTISVACLAVVAHGQDLRGVAPVVGLRTHSPTDVLLTGATLVANPDHYLKDLGSEDSAKDADENPSTGDVLIRAGRIVAVSDSIEPPPGCRVVDCSGKTIYAGWINAWQEVPSDSLTSGDDYWNANIVANREVRDLSSVPDAGKLRSQGFTTTVLAPKGRIIGGQPSVWSLNESKDDADNAHAGPQRIADLKWMTAALSVPRGNDSGERYPNSPMGAVALLRQSLYDAQWYRDASAAHDANPSLPQPDHSETLQTLHQALVGSTFVFDCPNERMALRAQKIANEFALRSIVRGSGREYREAEAIAALDRVLLLPLDFPEAPDVATPESAREVDLVNLMDWKFAPTNPAEMIRQGATICLTTDRLEDPGKFLARLRTAVKRGLSRRDAIAALTTTPAGLLGLERSHGRIAAGMSANLIVASGDLFEKDTKVWKVLVDGQEFVVNEEPETKVASLVGTWKLRMPADSATQVELSIEQKDGRLSAELIGTTPTEETNEESVGGEQASDKADDEESDADGDSDLSDEAELEEQDSDEKQKEEPKEQTSKQKLKKIVQRLDQFAAQITCDHPEDALCQALGLPAGTHRVVIRSAAKALEEVSESEPLSIEFYPIGKPARRFETSWVEPETDETPKEEPADEETSDDKDDEGDQVEDSKDADAEKPAEGELASSEPEQGFDASDAEEPVVDELQLVRPLGVYGRREPVAPVTRVLFQGALVWTCEDRDDLRVPETPMDILVEDGRIVAVDEHIAVPVGEDCTIIDAAGKHITPGLIDCHSHAATDGGINESGQVVTSEVRVGDFIDHTDITIYRQLAGGVTTANILHGSANPIGGQNQVVKFRWGDSMDDFRFQDAPLGIKFALGENVKRNTSRYPNTRMGVEQLLRDQFLAAREYAAAHRRWSSGQRDTLPPRVDLQLQTLVEIQDGKRWIHCHSYRQDEIMATLDVLDEFGIRIGSLQHILEGYKVADRMVEHGAMASSFADWWAYKFEVYDAIPYNGVLMHNKGIVVSYNSDDAEMGRHLNTEAGKAIKYGGVPPTEALKFVTLNPAKQLRIEDRVGSIEVGKDADLVVWSGPPMSTTSRCEQTWIDGRPMFRLEDEAKLRARDEAWRNELIQELLDGKPKSDSDEPTEDDDEKASADHQTMELEEEDRWLRYDEYCNSRGAQQSVQQNAQQAAKSQRSEEVQ